GCGGGCCGAATACCTGTACTCGGCCATGGCCGACGTAGCCGCTCTCACCGGTGACCAGAAATTGCTTGCGGCCGTAGACTCTATCTGGCAGAACATGGTCAGCAAGAAGCTCTACGTGACCGGCGGCACGGGCGCGGTGCCGGGTGGGGAGCGGTTTGGGGGCAACTACGAGTTGCCCAACACGACGGCCTACAATGAAACCTGCGCGGCGGTGGCCAACATCTACTGGAACCAGCGCATGTTCCAGCTCCACGGCGAGGCCAAGTACATCGACGTGCTGGAAAAGGTCCTCTACAATGGCCTGATTTCGGGCGTGGGGCTGGATGGCAAGTCCTTTTTCTACTCCAATGCCATGCAGGTGAAAAACAGCGCCAGCTTTCCCCAGACCGAGCCCCAGCGCGCCGGCTGGTTCGACTGCTCGTGCTGCCCCACCAACCTGGCCCGCCTCATGCCTTCCTTGCCGGGCTACGTCTACGCCCAGAACGGCCGCGACGTGTACGCCAACCTCTTTATCAGCGGCACAACCGATTTGCTGGTCAACAAAAAGCCGGTGCGCATTACTCAGCAAAACAACTATCCCTGGCAGGGCGAGTTGAAATTCACCGTAAACGCTACGGCTACGCCCGATTTCAACCTGCTCGTGCGCCTGCCGGGGTGGGCCCAAGGCCAGGCCGTACCGTCGGATCTGTACCGCTTTGCGGCATCGGAAACGCCCGCCGTTACCATTCGTGTGAACGGGCAGCCAGCCAAATACACTATCCGCAACGGTTACGCGGTGCTAGCCCGCAAGTGGCGCAAAAACGACGTGGTGGAAGTGCAGCTGCCCATGAATGTGCGCCAGGTAGTGGCCAACCCCAAAGTACAGGACGACTTGGGCAAAGTGGCGCTGCAGCGCGGCCCGGTGGTGTACTGCGCCGAGTGGAAAGACAACCAGGGCAAGGCCAGCAACCTACTGGTGCCGGCCGCTACCACTTTCACGGCCAGCTTCCAACCTGAGGTGCTCAACGGCATCATGCAGCTCCAGGCCACCGTGCCGGCCGTGCAGGTTGACGCGGCCAATACCTCCATCAGCACCACCCGCCAGACTCTGACAGCTATTCCGTACTACGCCTGGGCCAACCGGGGCAAGGGCGAAATGACCGTCTGGTTTCCCCAGCAGCTCACCGACGTGGACCTTATTTCACGCCAGCCCCAGGAAGTAACGGTGGGCAAATAGTCTTTTCTTAGGTACTCCTGGCAAGAATAAGGCCCGGTCGTGAAGTTCACGGCCGGGCCTTTTGGTGTGCAGAGGTAAGTCAGTGGTTCTTGGTACTCAAACCAGCTACGGCTGCACCACCGGCCAGCCGGCGGCATTCCAGGTA
Above is a genomic segment from Hymenobacter cellulosivorans containing:
- a CDS encoding glycoside hydrolase family 127 protein; amino-acid sequence: MKHFVLSLAALGLLVTPAQAQAVKRSDYPIQAVSFTRVKLADNFWLPRLKTNTDVTIPASFQRCEATNRVKNFEMAAARQGKFATIFPFDDTDIYKTIEGASYSLKLYPDEKLNQYMDELIRKVAAAQEPDGYLYTARTIDPAHPHDWAGPERWVKERELSHELYNSGHLYEAAVAHYEATGKKNLLDIALKNADLVCSVFGPGKRAVAPGHEIVEMGLVKLYRVTGKPEYLSTAKFFLDQRGQFKYDPKSNDPWRNGSYWQDHKPVVDQKEAEGHAVRAEYLYSAMADVAALTGDQKLLAAVDSIWQNMVSKKLYVTGGTGAVPGGERFGGNYELPNTTAYNETCAAVANIYWNQRMFQLHGEAKYIDVLEKVLYNGLISGVGLDGKSFFYSNAMQVKNSASFPQTEPQRAGWFDCSCCPTNLARLMPSLPGYVYAQNGRDVYANLFISGTTDLLVNKKPVRITQQNNYPWQGELKFTVNATATPDFNLLVRLPGWAQGQAVPSDLYRFAASETPAVTIRVNGQPAKYTIRNGYAVLARKWRKNDVVEVQLPMNVRQVVANPKVQDDLGKVALQRGPVVYCAEWKDNQGKASNLLVPAATTFTASFQPEVLNGIMQLQATVPAVQVDAANTSISTTRQTLTAIPYYAWANRGKGEMTVWFPQQLTDVDLISRQPQEVTVGK